One Ictidomys tridecemlineatus isolate mIctTri1 unplaced genomic scaffold, mIctTri1.hap1 Scaffold_761, whole genome shotgun sequence genomic region harbors:
- the LOC144374582 gene encoding LOW QUALITY PROTEIN: olfactory receptor 6Z7-like (The sequence of the model RefSeq protein was modified relative to this genomic sequence to represent the inferred CDS: inserted 1 base in 1 codon) — MEPSLELANGTRVQQFILLGLSTRMGVRGVLFAVFLALYLLTLLENTLIISLICSHSQLRKPMYFFLGNLSCLEMCYVSVTMPTLLLGLWVGPYHLSFVACMTQLFFFISLICTECTLLASMAYDRYVAICRPLHYPLLMRPRVCVGLALTSWLGGLVVSVAKTTCIASLSYCGPNVLNHFFCDVXPLLNLSCTHVALTELVDFISAIVILWGSLLVALASYVAIGRAVLRMPSAAARRKALSTCASHLVVVGIFYSVTIFIYARPSRIEAMDLNKELSVIYTVATPLCNPVIYCLRNREVHAAFRRSLHWS; from the exons ATGGAGCCGTCCCTGGAGCTGGCCAACGGGACCAGGGTCCAGCAGTTCATCCTGCTGGGCTTGTCCACCAGGATGGGCGTCAGGGGCGTCCTGTTTGCCGTCTTCCTGGCTCTCTACCTGCTGACCCTCCTGGAGAACACCCTCATCATCTCCCTCATCTGCAGCCACAGCCAGCTCCGCaagcccatgtacttcttcctgggCAACCTCAGCTGCCTGGAGATGTGCTACGTGTCCGTCACCATGCCCACCCTGCTCCTGGGGCTGTGGGTGGGACCCTACCACCTTTCCTTCGTGGCCTGCATGACCCAGCTCTTCTTCTTCATCTCCCTCATCTGCACGGAGTGCACGCTGCTGGCCtccatggcctatgaccgctacgTGGCCATCTGCCGCCCTCTGCACTACCCACTGCTCATGCGGCCCCGGGTCTGTGTGGGTTTGGCTCTGACTTCATGGCTGGGGGGGCTGGTGGTCTCGGTGGCCAAGACCACGTGCATCGCCAGCCTGTCCTACTGCGGCCCCAATGTGCTCAACCACTTCTTCTGCGACG TCCCCCTGCTCAACCTCTCCTGCACCCACGTGGCCCTCACGGAGCTGGTGGACTTCATCTCTGCCATCGTCATCCTCTGGGGTTCCCTTCTGGTGGCGCTGGCCTCCTACGTGGCCATCGGGAGGGCGGTGCTGCGCATGCCCTCGGCCGCCGCCCGCCGCAAGGCCCTCTCCACCTGCGCCTCGCACCTGGTGGTGGTGGGCATCTTCTACTCCGTCACCATCTTCATCTATGCCCGCCCCAGCCGCATAGAAGCCATGGACCTCAATAAAGAGCTGTCGGTCATCTACACGGTGGCCACGCCCCTGTGCAACCCGGTCATCTACTGCCTGCGCAACAGGGAGGTCCACGCGGCCTTCCGCAGGAGCCTGCACTGGTCCTGA